The Emys orbicularis isolate rEmyOrb1 chromosome 14, rEmyOrb1.hap1, whole genome shotgun sequence genome includes a region encoding these proteins:
- the LOC135888985 gene encoding polymeric immunoglobulin receptor-like yields the protein RLDKHLLWMVWIILSPAMRAAENTTAVFVVNQTPPSIRAMEGSEFTIECTFNTRNNSTKWFGDWSKTRNNVTAKVNNVIDRIILSADTEKRSLSLTVKKADVTDSGTYMCGVGSKHGTSPGNGTQVTIDEITDLMVNQTPTSVSDLEGSELTMKCTFKTVNNHSTMYVRWYNYGTEGLKKELVNDSDVITTLHLENGFASLTLKNAKSSNTGIYVCEVGITARNLSGNGTGTQVTIESKCQNFLPDLLGEMGASE from the exons aggttggacaaacacctgttatggatggtctggataatacttagtcctgccatga GAGCTGCAGAAAATACTACTGCTGTCTTTGTGGTGAATCAGACACCCCCTTCTATCCGTGCAATGGAAGGGTCAGAGTTCACCATTGAGTGTACATtcaacacaagaaataattcaaCCAAGTGGTTTGGTGATTGGAGTAAAACCAGAAACAATGTAACAGCAAAGGTGAACAATGTAATAGATCGAATCATATTATCAGCAGATACAGAAAAGAGGTCTCTTTCTCTCACTGTAAAGAAAGCTGATGTCACTGATTCTGGAACCTACATGTGTGGGGTTGGGAGCAAACATGGGACATCtcctgggaatggaacccaagtgACCATCGATG AAATTACCGACCTGATGGTGAATCAAACCCCAACCAGTGTCAGTGATTTAGAAGGCTCAGAACTTACCATGAAGTGTACATTCAAGACAGTCAATAACCACAGCACCATGTATGTGCGATGGTATAACTATGGGACTGAGGGACTAAAGAAAGAGCTGGTGAATGACAGCGATGTGATCACAACCCTGCATTTGGAAAATGGGTTTGCCTCTCTCACTTTGAAGAATGCAAAATCATCTAATACAGGAATCTACGTGTGTGAGGTGGGGATCACAGCAAGGAACCTCTCTGGGAATGGAACAGGAACCCAAGTGACCATCGAGAGTAAGTGCCAGAATTTCCTACCTGATCTTCTTGGGGAAATGGGGGCGAGCGAGTGA